In Bacteroidota bacterium, a single window of DNA contains:
- the ftsA gene encoding cell division protein FtsA: protein MEMKHITAIDIGTTKTVVLIAQIKESGQIEILGIGTSTSKGIKKGVVKNVEETVNSIEEAIEMATKNYDYELNNIFVGVTSHQIKTIFNKGSRYIENKNNEISADDVRLLIDEMNKISIGLDEEILEIIPQAYIIDGDPEESNPIGITANRLEADFKIITNKQISKIGIEKSLNRINLKYNQVFLNPVASAASVLSPDEIEAGVVLVDIGAGVTDVAIFYDNIVRHIAVIPFGGNVVTRDIKEGCQILLRDAELLKIQFGSAIGDGAPEDKVVSIAGINGRKPKEISFKSLAYIIQARIEEIAEQVAFEIEKSKYFDIIGAGIVVTGGGALLRNLDELLAFKTGMEVRIGIPFEDKFENLDIELQKPEFSTALGILIEASDYEDSLQAIKKAKDQTKPAIQNSDNDVEPDGKNVDNGGVLGFFKNLLTDKNMQ from the coding sequence ATGGAAATGAAACATATAACTGCAATCGACATTGGGACAACAAAAACTGTTGTGTTGATTGCACAGATTAAAGAATCGGGACAAATTGAGATTCTCGGAATAGGAACTTCTACATCAAAAGGAATAAAAAAAGGTGTAGTGAAAAATGTTGAAGAAACGGTTAATTCTATTGAGGAAGCTATCGAAATGGCAACAAAAAACTACGATTATGAATTAAATAATATTTTTGTAGGTGTAACAAGCCATCAGATAAAAACGATTTTCAACAAAGGTTCGCGATATATCGAAAACAAAAATAATGAGATTTCTGCCGATGATGTTCGATTATTGATTGATGAAATGAATAAGATTTCAATAGGATTGGACGAAGAAATTTTAGAAATAATTCCACAAGCATACATTATTGATGGCGATCCTGAAGAATCAAATCCAATAGGTATTACTGCAAACAGGCTTGAAGCTGATTTCAAAATAATTACAAATAAGCAAATCTCGAAAATTGGAATTGAAAAGAGCCTGAATCGAATAAATTTGAAATATAATCAGGTATTTCTAAATCCGGTTGCTTCGGCAGCTTCTGTATTGTCTCCGGACGAAATAGAAGCCGGAGTTGTTCTTGTAGATATAGGAGCAGGTGTTACTGATGTAGCTATATTTTACGATAATATTGTTCGTCATATTGCAGTCATTCCTTTTGGTGGCAATGTTGTTACTCGAGATATTAAAGAAGGTTGCCAAATTTTGTTGAGAGATGCAGAATTGCTTAAAATTCAGTTTGGTTCGGCAATTGGAGACGGTGCTCCTGAAGATAAAGTAGTATCTATTGCAGGAATAAATGGAAGAAAACCTAAAGAAATTTCATTCAAAAGTTTAGCATATATCATTCAAGCCCGAATTGAAGAAATTGCCGAACAAGTTGCATTCGAAATTGAGAAATCAAAATATTTCGATATAATTGGTGCAGGAATTGTTGTTACTGGTGGCGGAGCTTTATTAAGAAACCTTGACGAATTATTGGCTTTTAAAACAGGAATGGAAGTAAGAATTGGTATTCCATTTGAAGATAAATTTGAAAACTTGGATATCGAATTGCAGAAACCCGAATTTTCTACAGCACTTGGGATTCTCATCGAGGCAAGCGATTATGAGGATTCACTCCAAGCGATAAAAAAAGCAAAAGATCAAACTAAACCTGCAATTCAAAACAGTGATAATGATGTTGAGCCGGATGGTAAAAATGTTGACAATGGCGGAGTTTTGGGATTTTTCAAAAACTTGCTTACTGATAAAAACATGCAATAA
- the murG gene encoding undecaprenyldiphospho-muramoylpentapeptide beta-N-acetylglucosaminyltransferase: MSKTTKIIISGGGTGGHIFPAISIANALKKIDSSIEILFVGAKNRMEMEKIPAAGYKIVGLPIIGLQRKFSLKNIVVVVKLLLSLIKSKKILKKFEADVAVGVGGYASGAVVYVASHLGIPTLLQEQNSYPGITNKLLSKKADKICVAYNSMDKYFPAQKIVLTGNPIRQNVLNNKIDRIEALKYFGLKPNKKTLLIIGGSLGAKTINDSISSFIEKIGKSEIQMIWQTGQYYFNEVEEFVTPFSFENICVTKFISRMDYAFSIADLVISRAGAGTISELCVLEKPTIFVPSPNVTEDHQTKNAQAIVDLDGAILIIDREAEQKLVDVAFKLIYDEEKLKSLSENIAKMALRNSDEIIAKEVLKLCKTTK; the protein is encoded by the coding sequence ATGAGTAAAACGACTAAAATAATTATTTCAGGAGGAGGAACAGGAGGGCATATTTTTCCAGCTATTTCAATAGCAAATGCTTTGAAGAAAATTGATAGTAGCATTGAAATTTTATTTGTTGGTGCGAAAAATAGAATGGAAATGGAGAAAATCCCAGCAGCAGGATATAAAATTGTTGGGCTTCCGATAATTGGATTACAGCGGAAGTTTTCGCTAAAAAATATTGTTGTTGTTGTTAAACTTTTATTAAGTCTGATAAAATCGAAAAAAATATTAAAGAAATTTGAAGCAGATGTAGCTGTTGGTGTTGGAGGATATGCCAGTGGAGCAGTAGTTTATGTGGCTTCTCATCTTGGAATCCCAACTTTATTGCAAGAGCAAAATTCTTATCCGGGCATAACAAATAAATTGCTTTCGAAAAAGGCTGACAAAATTTGTGTTGCATATAATAGTATGGACAAATATTTTCCAGCTCAAAAAATAGTATTGACAGGAAATCCAATAAGGCAAAATGTTTTGAACAATAAAATTGATAGAATCGAAGCATTAAAATATTTTGGCTTGAAACCGAACAAAAAAACTCTATTAATAATTGGCGGAAGTCTTGGAGCAAAAACCATAAATGATAGTATTTCGTCATTTATTGAAAAAATTGGGAAAAGTGAAATTCAAATGATATGGCAGACCGGGCAATATTATTTCAATGAAGTTGAAGAATTTGTTACACCTTTTAGTTTTGAAAATATTTGTGTAACAAAATTTATTTCTCGAATGGATTATGCTTTCTCGATTGCAGATTTAGTGATTTCGCGTGCTGGTGCAGGAACTATCTCTGAACTTTGTGTGCTTGAAAAACCAACAATTTTTGTTCCTTCTCCAAATGTTACTGAAGATCATCAAACTAAAAATGCTCAAGCAATTGTAGATTTGGATGGTGCAATTCTAATAATAGACAGAGAAGCAGAACAAAAGCTTGTAGATGTGGCATTTAAACTTATTTACGACGAAGAAAAATTGAAATCATTGTCGGAGAATATTGCAAAAATGGCCCTAAGAAACTCGGATGAAATTATAGCGAAGGAAGTTTTAAAACTTTGTAAAACAACAAAATAG
- a CDS encoding FtsQ-type POTRA domain-containing protein, translating into MKTPKNQNIKKTNRLGPIVLWSVFLVFLITSISFVSFKRKNISYENIQIEIDTSLNKFVSESEIIEILEKSKINLKKQDIDSINTAQIETTIENHPSIENAEVYFTFRGNLMIEIVQRKPILRIINQPKIDIYIDENEDIMPTSTNYTAHVLVATGHITKSDIIKYEESKNANSDEKDLGIIKKIIELSNFISSNKFWKSQIEHIEIDENKDFILIPRVGAHKVLLGDITNIEIKFKNLMNFYNKALKVEGWGKYKTINLKFENQIVCTKKLKYQ; encoded by the coding sequence ATGAAAACCCCTAAAAATCAAAATATAAAAAAAACTAATCGTTTAGGTCCCATTGTATTATGGTCGGTATTTCTTGTTTTTTTAATTACAAGCATTAGTTTTGTTTCTTTCAAAAGGAAAAATATCAGCTATGAAAATATACAAATTGAGATAGATACTTCATTAAACAAATTTGTAAGTGAATCTGAAATAATTGAAATATTAGAAAAAAGTAAAATAAATCTAAAAAAACAAGATATTGATAGCATAAACACTGCTCAAATTGAAACTACTATTGAAAATCATCCATCTATCGAAAATGCAGAAGTTTATTTTACTTTTAGAGGAAATCTAATGATTGAAATTGTACAAAGAAAGCCAATTCTACGTATTATAAATCAACCTAAAATAGATATTTATATCGATGAAAATGAAGATATTATGCCTACTTCAACAAATTATACCGCTCATGTTTTGGTTGCAACAGGCCATATTACAAAAAGTGATATTATAAAATATGAAGAGAGCAAAAATGCAAATTCTGATGAAAAAGATTTGGGAATAATTAAGAAAATTATTGAATTGTCAAACTTTATAAGTTCAAACAAATTTTGGAAATCGCAGATAGAACATATTGAAATTGATGAAAACAAAGATTTTATCTTAATTCCGAGAGTTGGAGCACATAAGGTTTTATTGGGCGATATTACAAATATAGAAATCAAATTCAAAAATTTGATGAACTTTTACAACAAAGCCTTAAAAGTGGAAGGTTGGGGAAAGTATAAAACAATTAATTTAAAATTTGAAAATCAAATAGTTTGCACTAAAAAACTAAAATATCAGTAA
- a CDS encoding UDP-N-acetylmuramate--L-alanine ligase — MKKFRKVFCLGIGGIGISSLARYYHAMGYEVAGYDKTKTKLTDTLQAEGINIHFEDDEKNIPETFKNHVDTIIIYTPAIPKNSEELNFFRNEQFKIYKRAEILGLITRDKNSIAVAGTHAKTTVSSMIAHICTKQKIDCTAFLGGISKSNNSNLMIGKDNCYVLEADEFDRSFLQLYPEIAVITSMDPDHLDIYENKLNLQKAFFKFASQVKEGGKLLINFKIKQEFEKHTNAKFYTYSIDNENADFWAKNIRIKNSVYVFDFVSQNIEIKDFELKMPGIINVENAIAALSAVVLFDANTSNLNTSLKDFEGINRRFDYQIKEENLVFIDDYAHHPQELIETITSVKKLFPKKTISGIFQPHLFSRTKDFYKEFAESLSLLDELFLLDIYPAREEAIENVSSKLIFDEVKIENKHLCSKNDIIEIIKKNKFELLLTLGAGDIDKLVEPIKNVLLKK, encoded by the coding sequence GTGAAAAAATTTAGAAAGGTGTTTTGCCTTGGAATAGGAGGAATTGGCATAAGTTCGCTTGCAAGATATTATCATGCAATGGGTTATGAGGTAGCCGGTTACGACAAAACTAAAACTAAATTGACCGATACTTTACAAGCCGAAGGTATAAATATTCATTTCGAAGATGATGAAAAAAATATTCCTGAAACGTTTAAAAATCATGTAGATACAATAATAATTTATACTCCGGCAATTCCGAAAAATAGTGAAGAATTAAATTTTTTCAGAAACGAACAATTTAAAATATATAAAAGAGCAGAAATTTTGGGATTGATAACAAGAGATAAAAACTCTATTGCCGTTGCCGGAACACATGCAAAAACTACCGTTTCGTCTATGATTGCTCATATTTGCACGAAACAGAAAATTGATTGTACTGCATTTTTGGGCGGAATTTCAAAAAGCAATAATAGCAATTTAATGATTGGAAAAGATAATTGTTATGTGCTTGAAGCCGATGAATTTGATCGTTCTTTCTTACAACTTTATCCGGAAATTGCTGTGATTACATCAATGGACCCCGATCATTTGGATATTTATGAAAATAAATTGAACCTGCAAAAGGCTTTTTTCAAATTTGCCTCACAAGTTAAAGAAGGTGGAAAACTATTGATAAACTTCAAGATTAAGCAAGAGTTTGAGAAGCACACAAATGCAAAATTTTATACATACTCTATTGATAATGAAAATGCTGATTTTTGGGCAAAAAATATAAGAATTAAAAATTCAGTTTACGTTTTTGATTTTGTTTCTCAAAATATTGAAATTAAGGATTTTGAGTTAAAAATGCCTGGTATAATAAATGTTGAAAATGCTATTGCTGCACTTTCAGCAGTAGTTTTATTTGATGCAAATACATCTAATTTAAATACTTCACTCAAGGATTTTGAAGGAATAAATAGAAGATTCGATTATCAAATAAAGGAAGAAAATTTGGTTTTTATTGATGACTATGCTCATCATCCACAGGAATTGATTGAAACTATAACTTCTGTTAAAAAGCTTTTTCCAAAGAAAACTATAAGCGGAATTTTTCAGCCTCATCTATTCAGTCGAACAAAAGATTTTTATAAAGAATTTGCTGAAAGTTTGAGTTTATTGGATGAATTGTTTCTTTTGGATATTTATCCTGCTCGCGAAGAAGCTATCGAAAATGTTAGCTCAAAATTGATATTCGATGAAGTAAAAATTGAAAATAAGCACTTATGTTCTAAAAATGATATTATCGAAATTATTAAAAAAAATAAATTTGAACTTTTACTAACATTAGGTGCCGGTGATATTGATAAATTAGTTGAACCAATAAAAAACGTGCTGTTAAAAAAATGA